Part of the Ictalurus furcatus strain D&B chromosome 28, Billie_1.0, whole genome shotgun sequence genome is shown below.
TCAAACCAAATAGCAAGCGGACCAAAAGTATCGATTTCACTCTGATACAGATTCGCTCATTAGGCCACTCATTTGATATTAACACTAGTTAGCCTATTTcttggtttatttgttttcaaCCATATTATGTTGTTTGCAcatgtctctctccgtctctctgtctccccctctcactctctgtagTGGTGATGATTTGTATGTTGCGTTACGCTCATGTGATCGAGCACAGCCACCACTGCTGGGTCAACACCAGTGCGCTGGTGTCGGGTTGTGTCAACGCTCTGGGACTCGTCATGGTGGGCAACTTCCAGGTGAGCTGAGAACGAAATAAATAACCATATCTACCCCTGAGATCCCTTTTTAACCAAATTCTTGATCGTTTTCCTCTGTCAGGTCGACCATGCGAAGACTCTGCACTACGTGGGGGCCGGTGTGGCATTTCCAGCAGGTCTGCTATTCgtatgtctgcagtgtgtgctCACATACCGCATGGCCGAGACAGCGCTGGACTTCTGGATGGCCCATGTGCGCGTGGCTCTGTCAGCTGGAGTGctgatctctctcatcctcAGTATCCTTACTCAATTATCAAGCTGGATCCCAAGGAATTTATTCCTAAATTGTTCGCAGGAGCGTTTCCACGAGAATCATGAAAATCCAGTCCGTTTGAAAGAAACGTTTGAATCCTACGAGAGCTCCTGAGTAAATATAAATCGTATAACTGTACACGAATAAAGATGACAAGTTGAATtcgcttatttatttcaattacgcATATGAGTTTAAAGAAAATCttgtcatttcatattaatgataTGAAGGAGAGCAATccaaaagacaaataaaactcacCATTCGATTAGGACAAAAAGTAATGGCACTCGATAAAAAAGGTTAGTATCTTTGATAGCCGATGctctgcagtggctgagctgcattattggaGCGCTTTCGATGTTTAGTCTTCAGTTTTTTATTGTGAGAGCTTCGTGGGCGTAGCTATATGGTAATCAGCTGTGCAGTGATCATGCTTGGTGATTTATGGCTGATTGGGCatttaacaaaaacacacacacacacgagtactTCAGTGTTAATGAAGTAATAAATTTGGCAGGAAGTTTTAGTTCGATTTGATAAACAAAGACATTTATGCTTTGACAATAACTTTAAGATTAAGTTGATGTAAATCAGAAGTTGACAAACTGGTTGGCTTGCTTATTAATCATCAGTGTTTCATCTGAGGAGGGGGAAACACTCTGTCGGGCATTTATCTAAAACTAGGTGGTATTTTGGTGATGTACAGTATTAAAACAGTGGTTTCCAAGTGAGTTATCTTTATCACCCTGCTCAATTCTTTTGAATACCCATTGTCATGCTCTAGTTACTTCATTTAAATGCACCTCAGTACATTAGTACTCAGTACTAATGAATCCTAACAGTCATCATGTTTACTTTAGGTCTTTAGGAAGTCAAACAGACTCAAACTCTGAAGCAGTTTGCTCAAGCAGTTGAGATAAGAGCCAgtgagaataaaacaaaacagctaagacctaaaaaaaaaaagaaaggaaggaaagtaaatgggggaaaaaataaatccaaaccaaactggtgaaaAATGTGAACTCTTAACATAAACTATTTGTCCATTGTAAATTAAAATTTCAAAACCTACCTCACACAGCataggggtgtgcaaacttttgcactaaaCTGTACACATGCGATCTGTATGAAAATTAAAGCAATTTTGCTGCagggatttgtttttttatttttttgtagttgaAGTAGTCCGTTATTTATTCTTGCCTCatagataaaaataaatctaaaaacacCGAATGTGGATAATGATCAGGGAAGACTTGAAGCTATGAGTAACGCCTTTTGAAGATTTCCGGTTGTTCCTCTTTAACTCCCCGACCTAACCCAGGCGGCATCTTCTTCATTCACGAGAGCTTCGAGTTGCAGCACGCTGCCGCCATCTGCGAGTGGATCTTCACGGTCCTCGTCCTGGTCTATTACGGAACCTTCACCTACGAGTTTGGCAGCGTCAGCAGCGACACCATGATGGCCGCCCTCGTCAACGGCAGGCTGCACGACACCTCGAGCGCAGGAGTCATCGTAGGAGGCATGGGGAAAAGCGTGCCCATGGGCTGTGGTGCTCGCAGCATGAAGTCACCCGGAGGAAGCGGCACCTCCACACACCTCAACTGCACCCCTGAGAGCGTGGCCATGTTATAGTGAACGGAGGGGAGGTTAGGGCTCAGGTAAATCACGGATTTAAATCCTACCGATCCGTGAGGTGCTGGTAGAGAGCAATCGATCAAGTGTAGAGTTCATGCAAGTGAAATGCGCTGATAAAGTTACGtgtaatatgaataataataatactttctTGAAAGCTTGTTAGCTTTCCAACACTAAATATGTATTAAAGAGGGAAGTTAAGGTCCTTTCTAGTCAACATTAGCTGTATAATATAGGTATAATAGGTCGAAGAAGCAACAGGTTATTAGAATCACCATGTAGTTactccattattattatcattattattattattatattttacatttatctaCATTCATAATGCCTGGGCCAAACTTCAAGATTGATagaatgttaaaaatgtaatggACCCCAATTATAATCACAGATTTCACAGATCATCCAGTTATCAAACTTCACGCTACAGTATttgctcagaaaaaaaatcccacacacTTTGAAGTGAGGTGTCGTTCGTAATGAGTCATCTCTTTAAGCCAGCTCTTGTAAGGCAGCTTTACACTGTATAATTTCGAAAATCGCAGGCAAATTTTTTTTGGCTGTGAGTTGAGAATGTGCTCACCAGCAGCTGATTTAGTGTCATTTTTTTAGCACTGAATCcgacatttttcaaaataaaatgacgCTCATCTAAAAATCCACCAATGGGAGGACGGTATAAGATTGCACAATACTCACGGGACAGCTGCACATATGTTAGTGGTGATGACGAAACGGAAACGAAACATGCTAATGAGAGAAAAATCTCATTATTACCTCAAGCTCGTGGAGCACATTATCACATAATCATGTTATAGAGTTCGATTTTATCTGGATCTCGTACAGTTTGAAGTCGGCTGAAATTGCACAGTGTAAAACAGGCTTTAATCGAATGTCCGGATCCGATTGGCGtatcttcttttttattttttttttggtttggaaATGAATACAAGATCCTGTGATGCACTTCATCAATCGCATACAGTGAAAACATTCCAGCGAAACGAATCGGTATCCGAGTTGTCGGGTTTTTCGGAACCTTACGGCTCACAGAATTTCTCCCGAACAAACTTCAGTGATGACGAACAAAGCGTTCAGCGTACAAGTTTAAACCTGTACAGTACGGAGAAGACGGCAAGCCAGGTAGAAAAGCAATCACACCTTCTCATGATCACGAGGACGTGTCGTGCTGAGAAGCCAAACCCGTCATCGAATTACTCTTATGTCATGTTGatctattttgtttttctttcttttttttttctttttcttttttttaaagaatgaaacgCATTTAAATTCATGGAATTGCattgcatttcattttgatCAGTGGCTTGCAGGAGTgttacactgaaatgcaagcacCGTTCCAATCACCACAGCCCTAAACCATACTCCGGCAAAATATGAAGCTTTTAATTAGTTATCTTAACAACAAATCGTTGGTCAggaaacaaatagataaagtaacttattatgggatagcttttccctttcatttctttaaatgcTTAAGCCTTGTGAGTGAAATCGCAAACAGcttcttgtttgtttatttatttatttatttattattatttttactttattttaattttgtacacccagaACTGTACATCAAACgttttaatcattatcatgacTTTACCTTTGCAtacaagaagactatataagtgaatttccctgtttctagcaccccccccccatacagttcactgcagcaaaactAAACAGCAAATGGAggcacaggaggtctcaggagtgcGTTTATTTAACtcttgctaattttctgaccaatgatttgttgttaaaagcttaatattttgccgtTTTTGGCTTAGCCCATACCCCCTCCATCTGAGTTTTACCAGGGAACATAATAGTTTAAGACTAAGACCTGTAAACACCTTTCGTCTCCAAATGAATCCGATTATCCTCTAGTGCAGCCCAGATATACATTACTCCAACGCAATACATATCAATACACTACTCAGTGATGTATGTTCATCCACAGTGaactttattgttattttctaTCATTAAAACAGCACACTGAATATTTATGGATAAAAAGAGTCTTAAAAATGACTTAGTCTTGACTATAGCATGCACTCATGAAGCTTTATGTAAAAGATGTTTCTCTTCaagaag
Proteins encoded:
- the tmem150ab gene encoding transmembrane protein 150Ab translates to MTAWIVLPVSLSAFSITGIWIVYAMAVMNHHVCPVENWTYNVTCNEETAKRGFPKTCCTPQDIPLISKCGCYPPESCLFSLIGNVGAFMVVMICMLRYAHVIEHSHHCWVNTSALVSGCVNALGLVMVGNFQVDHAKTLHYVGAGVAFPAGLLFVCLQCVLTYRMAETALDFWMAHVRVALSAGVLISLILSGIFFIHESFELQHAAAICEWIFTVLVLVYYGTFTYEFGSVSSDTMMAALVNGRLHDTSSAGVIVGGMGKSVPMGCGARSMKSPGGSGTSTHLNCTPESVAML